One Salminus brasiliensis chromosome 5, fSalBra1.hap2, whole genome shotgun sequence DNA segment encodes these proteins:
- the cavin4b gene encoding caveolae-associated protein 4b, with the protein MAEKLGQIVGTADEPNALNILSLLERVAGIIDNVQACQQRMEERQLELESNVKSIQADVVKLTKEHNTTSSTVDKLLEKTRKVSCHIKDVRVRVEKQNLRVKKVEETQGELLTKNKYRVVIYQGDHELPAVTPPKGFLKEEAGASASADPDALEAPLPDSDEEYMVVEEADSAAAKLKKTGLRRIESLKNTFSRENMTKTKENLGLKVNKLGERIVTAERREKIRQSGERLKQSGERLKETITKNVPAKLNLKKERTVAEGQEGAEGTTESAAPIPPPKGRKPSPDVAYTEPTLKQGGAEEGKAEETEVPMFDMKQLS; encoded by the exons ATGGCAGAAAAACTAGGACAAATTGTTGGTACGGCAGATGAGCCCAATGCCTTGAACATCCTCTCTCTGCTGGAGCGTGTGGCAGGGATCATTGACAACGTGCAGGCATGCCAGCAGCGCATGGAAGAGAggcagctggagctggagagcaATGTAAAGAGCATCCAGGCAGATGTTGTAAAACTGACCAAGGAGCACAACACTACCAGTAGTACTGTGGACAAACTACTGGAGAAAACACGAAAAGTCAGCTGCCACATAAAGGATGTGCGTGTCCGTGTGGAAAAGCAAAATCTACGTGTCAAAAAAGTGGAAGAAACACAGGGTGAGCTACTGACCAAGAACAAGTACCGCGTGGTTATATATCAG GGTGATCATGAGTTGCCAGCTGTAACACCTCCAAAGGGCTTCCTAAAAGAGGAAGCAGGTGCCAGTGCTTCTGCAGACCCAGATGCACTTGAGGCCCCACTTCCTGATTCTGATGAGGAATACATGGTTGTTGAGGAGGCTGATTCTGCAGCTGCTAAGCTGAAGAAGACTGGTCTGAGGCGTATTGAAAGTCTGAAGAACACCTTTTCTCGTGAGAATATGACCAAGACCAAGGAGAACCTGGGCCTCAAAGTCAACAAGCTGGGTGAGCGCATTGTGACAGCAGAGAGGCGTGAGAAGATTCGCCAGTCAGGTGAACGCTTGAAACAGTCTGGAGAACGTCTCAAAGAAACCATCACCAAGAATGTTCCTGCAAAGCTCAACCTCAAGAAGGAGAGAACTGTGGCTGAGGGTCAGGAAGGGGCCGAGGGGACCACTGAGAGTGCAGCGCCTATTCCACCACCTAAAGGCCGCAAACCTAGTCCGGATGTGGCTTACACAGAGCCTACACTGAAGCAAGGAGGGGCAGAGGAAGGCAAAGCAGAGGAGACAGAAGTGCCAATGTTTGACATGAAGCAGCTTTCCTAA